The Nostoc sp. 'Lobaria pulmonaria (5183) cyanobiont' genome window below encodes:
- a CDS encoding NYN domain-containing protein, translating to MPLYNSAVSQNVKYLFIDGGCLDSLLEFFSENLFDKKQLEIDYYRLASGYHKVFYYDCLPAQKQGENEVDYQNRIKPKIKLFNHLKSLDRFHVYEGTARFRDKRRGQEQKEVDIMIAVDMLRHSFRKNMDEATLLTSDLDFKPLIDALVQDGMYVSLWYPKAKTNYELVDAADSRQVLTIHTVWGWFTENFQKQVNLPVLSQSSFPPIDNSWRQVNKIKQADYEVFFYEKEKKYAAVLQTINGDYNLYEHNNLEQLNFYIAHIYSPDVIRKDII from the coding sequence ATGCCTCTATACAATAGTGCTGTATCCCAGAATGTAAAATATTTATTTATTGATGGCGGTTGTTTGGATTCACTACTAGAATTCTTTTCAGAGAATCTTTTTGATAAAAAACAGCTTGAAATAGATTACTATCGGTTAGCAAGTGGCTATCATAAAGTGTTCTATTACGATTGTCTACCTGCTCAAAAACAAGGAGAAAATGAAGTAGACTACCAAAATCGTATTAAGCCTAAAATTAAGTTATTCAACCACTTAAAATCACTGGATAGATTTCATGTATATGAGGGTACTGCTCGATTCCGAGATAAGCGAAGAGGGCAAGAGCAAAAGGAGGTTGACATTATGATTGCTGTAGACATGCTCAGGCATTCTTTTCGGAAAAATATGGATGAAGCAACTTTACTCACAAGTGATTTAGATTTTAAGCCTCTGATTGATGCTCTGGTACAAGATGGAATGTATGTATCATTGTGGTATCCAAAAGCTAAAACCAATTATGAGCTAGTTGATGCTGCTGATTCTAGGCAGGTATTGACAATTCATACTGTTTGGGGATGGTTCACTGAGAATTTCCAAAAGCAGGTTAACTTACCTGTTTTGAGTCAATCGAGTTTTCCACCTATTGATAATTCTTGGAGACAAGTTAATAAGATAAAACAAGCAGATTACGAAGTATTTTTTTATGAAAAAGAAAAAAAATATGCTGCTGTCTTACAAACGATAAATGGTGATTACAACTTATACGAACACAACAATTTAGAACAGTTAAACTTTTATATAGCTCATATTTATAGCCCAGATGTAATCCGAAAAGACATAATATGA
- a CDS encoding DOMON-like domain-containing protein, whose protein sequence is MNKQTFFLQPFPSSESFPNLKITGNISRNANQLTICYNLGGDFKEIAITPPSNAPSRKHELWEDTCFEFFLGIKDSLRYWEFNLSPAGHWNVYRFDGYRQGMQEETAFEKLPFSVQNQADSLALALDIDLDKIVSAEQEIELAITTVIKHRDSEVTYWALTHRGAEADFHLRDSFIIKLLDLTWK, encoded by the coding sequence ATGAACAAACAGACATTTTTCCTGCAACCTTTCCCTTCTAGTGAGTCCTTTCCTAATTTGAAAATTACAGGCAATATCTCTCGAAATGCTAATCAACTTACCATCTGCTACAACCTTGGAGGCGATTTCAAAGAAATTGCAATTACTCCACCATCAAATGCACCATCACGCAAGCATGAATTGTGGGAAGACACTTGCTTTGAGTTCTTCCTTGGCATCAAAGATTCTCTACGGTATTGGGAATTTAACCTTTCTCCCGCTGGACACTGGAATGTCTATCGCTTTGATGGATATCGTCAAGGGATGCAAGAAGAAACAGCTTTTGAAAAGCTACCGTTCAGCGTTCAGAATCAAGCCGACAGTTTAGCACTTGCGTTAGATATCGATTTGGATAAAATCGTCTCGGCAGAGCAAGAAATTGAACTTGCCATTACTACAGTTATTAAACATAGAGATAGTGAGGTGACTTACTGGGCGTTAACTCATCGAGGTGCAGAGGCTGACTTTCATCTGCGAGACAGTTTTATAATTAAATTGTTAGACTTGACCTGGAAATAA
- a CDS encoding MFS transporter has product MRDYQRTLPPLWIGSAIAFYAFIAIGIAEAGIGVLLPSILSTYNLTPATVTLLFVSQISGYILAAFTSSLVSSRLGLARMLLIAAGALTMALTIYAISPSWFVMVAAGSGLGLGIGLIDAGINTYIVQNSRSASLIGLLHAFYGIGALSGPAIATTLLAVGMNWRQVYGVLAGIVSLLIVSVLGVIIFNYTPMTQRVLASNTTALENLGRALQTPIVLLTGLLLLVYVGTEACIGNWAYTVQSVARHTPTLIAGYSVSAYWLGLTLGRFILGYFLQWLGAVRTISMSLSLVIIGLLAWWQLPDQWISLPLIGFGLAAIFPATIWLIPQRLPDPHVPAAVSIATSAASLGAAIIPTGAGWIASWANLEIIPMLMLPLALLMVGLHCWLVQHSVKDK; this is encoded by the coding sequence ATGAGAGACTATCAACGCACTCTACCGCCTCTGTGGATAGGTTCGGCGATCGCCTTTTATGCCTTTATTGCCATTGGCATCGCTGAAGCAGGAATAGGAGTTCTTCTGCCCTCCATTCTGTCTACCTATAATCTGACTCCAGCAACCGTCACTCTGCTGTTTGTCAGTCAAATTAGCGGCTACATTCTGGCAGCATTCACCAGCAGTCTTGTGAGTAGTCGGCTGGGATTAGCCCGAATGCTATTGATTGCTGCGGGTGCGCTGACGATGGCACTGACGATCTATGCCATCTCACCCTCCTGGTTTGTGATGGTTGCGGCTGGATCGGGGTTGGGATTGGGCATTGGGTTGATTGATGCAGGCATTAACACCTACATTGTGCAAAATTCTCGCAGTGCCAGTCTGATTGGTTTGCTCCATGCTTTCTATGGTATTGGCGCCCTCTCAGGCCCCGCGATCGCTACTACTTTGTTAGCAGTTGGCATGAACTGGCGACAGGTTTATGGGGTATTAGCTGGGATTGTCAGCCTATTAATTGTCAGCGTGCTGGGCGTAATCATCTTCAACTACACACCAATGACACAACGGGTATTGGCATCAAATACAACTGCCTTAGAAAATCTGGGCAGAGCGCTCCAAACTCCGATAGTACTGCTAACTGGGCTACTTTTGCTAGTTTATGTTGGCACTGAAGCCTGCATCGGCAACTGGGCATACACTGTGCAATCCGTCGCTCGTCACACTCCCACGCTGATTGCTGGTTACAGCGTTAGTGCCTACTGGCTGGGATTAACATTGGGACGTTTCATCTTAGGTTATTTCTTGCAATGGCTTGGGGCAGTCCGCACGATCAGTATGTCGCTCAGTCTTGTGATCATTGGATTGCTTGCTTGGTGGCAACTACCAGATCAATGGATTAGCTTACCGTTGATTGGCTTTGGGTTGGCAGCTATCTTTCCTGCGACCATTTGGTTAATCCCTCAACGATTGCCAGACCCCCATGTTCCTGCGGCTGTTAGCATTGCCACTAGTGCCGCCAGTTTGGGGGCAGCGATTATACCCACTGGAGCAGGCTGGATTGCAAGTTGGGCAAATTTAGAAATCATCCCAATGTTGATGCTGCCATTGGCGCTCTTAATGGTGGGCTTACATTGCTGGCTGGTGCAACATTCGGTAAAAGACAAGTAA
- a CDS encoding ATP-grasp domain-containing protein has translation MNSQYNFQYFQGSSLSDLFAQDITDASYGFILNYPATASWAVYPNLEKYFIQDGSSEATKTSFDKICQKEPWKILAVLGDRIPGIAINPPPKSLLAYWQEHFDFSYSNRLMMDRLTYLDDLSHSERFDKLITLFPFDRLKPEKHAIDSDTHYHLLSKVTLAELGVQCPKYESYNLHEVNLEDIQLPQFPYLIKTSHGLSGEGTYIIRSLSDLTYCLEEINKYLDIKLLDRIIVSEFIKNQVQNYCVQFYVNKAGEITLIGTTSQLVTPEGNYLGGLIDYRNTDMSKFFEMIAAIGQYAHKHGYFGVIGFDVLEDQDGQLYAIDANFRVNGSTPLCLQRHTLLGLGKEVAKYSSDYRMEGTLDSILVILKPELDRKDLIVLSALEKVKYGKIYTEIYAIVTGETIQEMQHIEQKLQDKGLQWLP, from the coding sequence ATGAACTCACAATATAACTTTCAATACTTTCAAGGAAGTTCTCTTTCCGATCTATTTGCTCAAGACATCACAGATGCATCTTATGGGTTTATCCTAAATTACCCTGCAACTGCCAGTTGGGCTGTTTATCCCAACCTGGAAAAATATTTTATCCAAGATGGCAGTAGTGAAGCCACCAAAACCTCCTTTGATAAGATTTGCCAAAAGGAACCTTGGAAAATCTTAGCTGTATTAGGCGATCGCATTCCAGGAATTGCGATTAATCCGCCGCCAAAGTCGCTGCTTGCATATTGGCAAGAGCATTTCGACTTCAGCTACTCTAATAGGTTGATGATGGATCGCTTGACTTATCTGGATGACCTCAGTCACAGCGAACGCTTTGACAAACTCATCACTTTATTTCCCTTTGATCGTCTAAAACCTGAAAAACACGCTATTGATTCAGACACCCATTACCACTTACTCAGCAAAGTAACCCTAGCCGAACTGGGGGTGCAATGTCCAAAATACGAGAGTTACAATTTGCACGAAGTCAATCTCGAAGACATTCAGTTACCACAATTTCCCTACTTAATTAAAACGTCCCACGGACTCTCAGGAGAAGGCACTTATATCATCAGAAGCCTCAGCGATCTGACCTACTGTCTTGAAGAAATCAATAAATATCTGGATATTAAGTTGCTCGATAGAATTATTGTCTCGGAGTTCATCAAGAATCAGGTGCAGAATTACTGCGTACAGTTCTATGTCAACAAGGCGGGAGAGATAACCCTCATCGGCACTACCAGCCAACTCGTCACTCCAGAAGGTAATTATTTAGGGGGACTAATTGACTACCGCAACACTGACATGAGCAAGTTCTTTGAGATGATTGCCGCCATTGGTCAGTATGCTCACAAACATGGTTATTTCGGCGTAATTGGGTTTGATGTGCTAGAAGACCAAGACGGACAACTTTATGCGATCGATGCCAATTTCCGAGTTAATGGATCGACTCCATTGTGCTTGCAGCGTCATACCCTACTAGGACTGGGAAAGGAAGTTGCTAAATATTCCAGTGACTACCGCATGGAAGGAACATTGGATTCAATTTTAGTGATCTTAAAACCAGAACTAGATCGCAAGGACTTAATCGTTCTGTCGGCTTTAGAGAAGGTCAAATACGGAAAAATCTACACGGAAATTTATGCGATCGTTACTGGAGAAACTATCCAGGAAATGCAGCATATCGAGCAAAAATTACAGGATAAGGGATTACAATGGCTCCCTTAA
- a CDS encoding GMC oxidoreductase: MLIDSRKLPIDEVINTEVCLVGGGPAGITLARELIGQNFRVCLLESGDLEFNQETASLGEGETVGDPFPPLQDMRHRQFGGLANVWNIEINKNQVGLRHVPLDAIDFEKRDWVPYSGWPFSKSHLNPFYERAQVVCKLGSFAYEAEAWENTQSPRTHFTSDRVTTNMFQFGPRDIFINEYRHQINQSPNISTFLNANVVEIEADETAQTVKRVQVACLSGHKFWVAAKVFILAAGGIENARLLLLSNRIQKNGLGNQHDLVGRFFMDHPFIRCGMLIPPNRKIFNSMALYDLRRVNNVTVMGKFALTEQVMRRDKLLNMTALLYPRDERFRSAAKASAKILLSSVRQRQLPKNIFQHLQNVITNIDDLVADWYKYNIKKEYLFPDLSHGGWSYHEGNEQKYTKFEVLSQTEQTPNPNNRVTLSNQLDKLGCPQAKLINHWSEIDICSVKRSQVVFAEEFASANLGELQIELDGDRPVASLSTHHNMGTTRMHHDPKQGVVDANCQVHGISNLFMAGSSVFPTGGYANPTLTIVALAIRLADHVKAQLCH; the protein is encoded by the coding sequence ATGTTGATTGATAGCCGGAAATTGCCGATAGATGAAGTTATTAATACCGAAGTTTGTCTAGTTGGTGGTGGCCCAGCAGGAATTACACTTGCACGAGAATTAATTGGGCAAAATTTTCGAGTCTGCTTACTAGAAAGTGGTGATTTGGAATTTAATCAAGAAACTGCATCTCTTGGTGAGGGTGAAACGGTTGGAGATCCTTTTCCACCACTGCAAGATATGCGTCATCGTCAATTTGGTGGATTGGCTAATGTCTGGAATATTGAAATTAATAAAAATCAAGTTGGTCTGAGGCACGTACCGTTAGACGCAATAGATTTTGAAAAACGAGATTGGGTGCCCTACAGTGGCTGGCCTTTTAGTAAATCTCACCTGAATCCATTTTATGAGCGTGCTCAAGTAGTCTGTAAACTCGGTTCTTTTGCTTATGAAGCTGAGGCTTGGGAAAATACTCAATCTCCTCGGACACATTTCACAAGTGACCGAGTTACTACCAATATGTTTCAGTTTGGCCCCCGTGATATTTTCATCAATGAATATCGCCACCAAATCAATCAATCTCCTAATATCAGCACATTCCTAAACGCCAACGTGGTAGAAATTGAGGCAGATGAAACAGCCCAGACGGTGAAACGCGTGCAAGTAGCTTGTTTATCTGGTCATAAATTTTGGGTAGCTGCAAAAGTATTTATTTTAGCCGCAGGTGGTATTGAAAACGCACGTTTATTATTATTGTCAAATCGAATTCAAAAGAATGGATTAGGCAATCAACATGATTTAGTGGGTAGGTTCTTTATGGATCATCCTTTTATTCGTTGTGGTATGCTTATCCCCCCAAATCGCAAAATCTTTAATTCGATGGCTTTGTATGACTTACGCCGCGTGAATAATGTCACAGTCATGGGAAAATTTGCCCTAACAGAACAAGTTATGCGCCGCGATAAATTACTAAATATGACCGCGTTGTTATATCCCAGAGATGAAAGGTTTAGATCGGCAGCAAAGGCTTCTGCAAAAATTTTGTTGTCTTCAGTTCGACAAAGACAGTTACCTAAAAATATTTTTCAGCATTTGCAAAATGTGATTACGAATATTGATGATTTAGTAGCTGATTGGTATAAGTATAATATTAAAAAAGAATATTTGTTCCCTGATTTGAGTCATGGAGGATGGTCTTACCATGAAGGTAATGAACAGAAATATACAAAGTTTGAAGTTCTCAGCCAAACTGAACAAACCCCAAATCCAAATAATCGGGTGACACTCAGTAATCAACTAGATAAGCTTGGCTGTCCCCAAGCAAAATTAATTAATCATTGGAGCGAAATAGATATTTGCAGTGTGAAGCGATCGCAGGTAGTATTTGCAGAAGAGTTTGCTAGTGCAAATCTAGGTGAGTTGCAGATTGAATTAGATGGAGATCGTCCGGTTGCTTCGCTGAGTACCCATCACAATATGGGAACAACGCGTATGCATCATGACCCAAAACAGGGAGTAGTAGATGCAAATTGTCAAGTTCACGGCATCTCTAATTTATTCATGGCAGGTAGCTCTGTTTTCCCTACAGGAGGCTATGCAAATCCTACGCTCACTATTGTTGCCTTGGCAATTCGACTGGCAGACCATGTGAAAGCACAATTGTGTCACTAA
- a CDS encoding phosphotransferase enzyme family protein produces the protein MIEEFNTEDARNLVAIANQFAQLGKVTGVKAFGSGNINDTFLATLDSSKEQHFVLQRINTQVFRQPQLIMQNMRTLTEHVQKRLQDTPLNRRWEVPRVLLTKNAQDHWKDADSSFWRAISFIEGSQSFDSMCDRSHAKEIGYALGMFHNLISDLPAEKLADTLEGFHITPFYLQHYEEVLVKTSAPQSSEVNYCLQFVSDRQAFAHILENAKAEGKLPLRLMHGDPKINNVMFDIVTQQAVSVIDLDTVKPGLVHYDIGDCLRSGCNPAGEETDNWESIYFDTDLCQEILQGYLAVAKAFLTENDYAYIYDAIRLITFELGLRFFADYLAGNVYFKVKHPEHNLARAIVQFKLTESIESQETQIRKIIKDMK, from the coding sequence ATGATAGAAGAATTTAATACAGAGGATGCCCGGAATCTGGTGGCGATCGCTAACCAATTCGCCCAACTGGGGAAGGTTACAGGCGTTAAAGCATTTGGCAGTGGTAATATAAATGACACCTTTTTAGCAACTCTAGATTCCTCAAAGGAACAACATTTTGTTTTGCAACGCATTAACACACAGGTATTTCGTCAGCCACAACTGATTATGCAGAATATGCGTACCTTAACTGAACACGTTCAGAAACGGTTGCAGGATACACCCCTTAATCGTCGCTGGGAAGTGCCACGCGTATTGTTAACCAAAAACGCTCAAGACCACTGGAAGGATGCAGATAGCTCATTTTGGCGGGCAATCAGCTTTATTGAAGGCTCCCAGTCTTTTGATAGTATGTGCGATCGCTCCCACGCCAAAGAAATCGGTTATGCCTTGGGAATGTTCCATAATTTAATCAGCGATTTGCCAGCAGAAAAACTTGCTGACACCCTTGAAGGGTTCCATATTACACCGTTTTATCTTCAGCATTACGAGGAAGTTTTGGTGAAAACTAGTGCACCTCAATCTTCTGAAGTTAATTATTGCTTACAGTTTGTTAGCGATCGCCAAGCCTTTGCACATATCTTAGAAAATGCTAAAGCTGAAGGCAAGCTACCCCTACGTCTGATGCATGGCGATCCAAAAATTAATAACGTGATGTTTGACATTGTTACCCAGCAAGCCGTCAGCGTCATCGACCTAGACACCGTGAAACCCGGTTTGGTACATTACGATATTGGTGATTGCCTGCGATCGGGTTGCAATCCTGCTGGTGAAGAAACCGATAATTGGGAAAGTATTTATTTCGATACCGATTTGTGTCAGGAAATCTTACAGGGTTATCTTGCTGTGGCTAAGGCATTTCTGACCGAGAATGATTACGCATACATATATGATGCTATTCGTCTAATTACTTTTGAACTAGGACTGAGATTTTTTGCTGATTATTTAGCGGGAAATGTCTACTTCAAAGTTAAGCACCCAGAACATAACTTAGCAAGAGCGATCGTCCAGTTTAAGCTGACTGAAAGTATTGAATCTCAAGAAACGCAGATTCGCAAAATTATCAAAGATATGAAATGA
- a CDS encoding tetratricopeptide repeat protein, with translation MDWITLLRSLQSDFIKRLASGCLLHCETEGQYSELTIISGERLKALREFCWQMAEKYKRVLPVRDVFISYLKGKLGEEVVKERLADFITEVDYEKRFGGDGNIDFTLTSDPSIGIEVKSRHGRIDRVRWSISSEEVEKNAVVVCILIQEDVSEAQSEYHLFLAGFLPTQMIKLKTGKISFGIEQLLYGGGLWCYLEQLQSSVNSSSRQQPPIYKYLPKQEILSKPTNDRVLKSYFQPEYDNEDLNIFYVKLGDECFQRGEYTNAIINYNQALQVNQGNVDFLYYKRGLAHYQVGDYEAAIADYSQAIQMNLYDAKSYNKRGLALYHLGRLEEAINDYTQAITINPNVAVTYKNRAEARSHVGDNQGAIEDYTQAIKINPDYADAYKNRGIARYLLGSQPGFPQAIKINPQDAIAYKKRGNARSDLGDFEGAIEDYTQAIQINPSYADAYKKRGNARSDLGDFEGAIEDYTQAIQINPSYADAYYNRGNIRLEIADKQGAIGDFQKAADIYRKEGKLEALKDTREIILDLEIEESLDILNF, from the coding sequence ATGGACTGGATTACACTACTGCGATCGCTACAGTCTGATTTTATTAAAAGGTTAGCATCTGGTTGTCTGCTTCATTGTGAAACAGAAGGTCAATATAGTGAATTAACTATAATTTCTGGAGAGAGGTTAAAGGCACTACGGGAATTTTGCTGGCAGATGGCTGAGAAATATAAGCGTGTTTTACCAGTGCGTGATGTTTTTATTAGCTATCTCAAAGGAAAGTTGGGTGAGGAAGTTGTCAAAGAACGTTTAGCTGATTTTATTACCGAAGTCGATTATGAAAAGCGATTTGGCGGCGATGGCAATATAGATTTTACCTTGACTTCTGACCCATCTATTGGTATTGAGGTTAAATCTCGTCATGGTCGCATTGACAGAGTTAGATGGTCAATTAGTTCTGAAGAAGTTGAAAAAAATGCAGTTGTAGTTTGCATTTTAATTCAAGAAGATGTCAGTGAAGCACAATCTGAGTATCACCTTTTTTTGGCTGGCTTTCTCCCAACTCAGATGATTAAGTTGAAAACTGGTAAAATTTCTTTTGGAATAGAACAATTACTATATGGTGGTGGTTTATGGTGCTATCTAGAACAGTTACAATCTTCTGTAAATAGTTCTTCTCGGCAACAACCACCTATTTATAAATATCTTCCAAAACAGGAAATTCTATCTAAGCCAACTAACGATCGGGTACTCAAATCTTATTTTCAGCCTGAATATGATAATGAAGATTTAAATATATTTTATGTAAAGCTGGGTGATGAATGCTTTCAAAGGGGAGAATATACAAATGCAATTATTAACTATAATCAAGCCTTACAAGTTAATCAGGGCAATGTTGATTTTTTATATTATAAACGAGGTTTAGCTCACTATCAAGTAGGAGATTATGAAGCGGCGATCGCAGATTATTCTCAGGCAATCCAGATGAATCTTTATGATGCTAAATCTTATAATAAACGAGGTTTAGCTCTCTATCACCTGGGGCGATTAGAGGAAGCAATTAATGATTATACCCAAGCTATTACAATTAATCCTAATGTTGCCGTAACCTATAAAAATCGGGCTGAAGCTCGCTCTCATGTTGGAGATAACCAAGGAGCAATTGAGGATTATACCCAGGCTATTAAAATTAATCCTGATTATGCTGATGCTTATAAAAACCGTGGGATTGCTCGTTATTTATTAGGCTCTCAGCCAGGATTTCCTCAAGCAATCAAGATTAATCCTCAAGATGCTATAGCTTATAAAAAACGTGGTAATGCTCGTTCAGATTTAGGAGATTTTGAGGGTGCAATTGAAGATTATACTCAAGCAATCCAGATTAATCCTAGTTATGCTGATGCTTATAAAAAACGTGGTAATGCTCGTTCAGATTTAGGAGATTTTGAGGGCGCAATTGAAGATTATACTCAGGCAATCCAGATTAATCCTAGTTATGCTGATGCTTATTATAATCGTGGCAATATTCGTTTAGAAATTGCGGATAAACAGGGAGCAATTGGAGATTTTCAAAAAGCGGCAGACATCTATCGTAAAGAAGGTAAACTAGAAGCACTCAAAGATACACGAGAAATAATATTAGATTTAGAGATAGAAGAATCATTAGATATTTTAAACTTTTAG
- a CDS encoding SDR family oxidoreductase translates to MQLKPINQQVVSVVGASSGIGRVTALEFARRGAKVVVSARSELKLKSLVEEIRSFGGEATFCVADVEVFEQVKAIADKTVEVYGRLDTWVHVSAIGIFATFDNTTPEEFKHVIDVDLLGQVYGAMAALPHLKREGRGALIHVSSMEGRRSLPYQSAYSAAKHGVEGFIEAMRLELQHEKWPISVTSVKPAVINTPFWNNGLTKLGVKPSGIPPYYDPKLVADAILYVAEHPTRDFLVGDVAKILDVVQRVSPSLVDSLLLLVGFDLLHSSEPKSEDAPNNFYQSVPEDDRVNGDYGNLVIPSVSDWLDKNPLLQWGAIAGTVALAFLAAQVFKD, encoded by the coding sequence ATGCAATTAAAGCCAATCAATCAGCAAGTCGTTTCTGTCGTTGGAGCCTCCAGCGGTATCGGACGTGTCACAGCTCTTGAGTTTGCTAGACGCGGCGCAAAAGTCGTAGTCTCGGCTCGGAGTGAGTTAAAGCTAAAGTCTTTAGTGGAGGAGATTCGCAGCTTTGGCGGCGAGGCAACTTTTTGCGTAGCTGATGTGGAAGTATTTGAGCAAGTTAAAGCGATCGCAGATAAAACTGTAGAAGTCTACGGACGACTCGATACATGGGTACATGTCTCTGCTATCGGCATCTTTGCTACTTTCGACAACACAACACCAGAAGAGTTTAAGCATGTGATTGATGTCGATCTCCTGGGACAAGTGTATGGTGCAATGGCTGCCCTACCCCATCTGAAGCGTGAGGGACGGGGGGCACTGATCCACGTCTCTTCAATGGAAGGTAGGCGATCGCTCCCCTACCAAAGTGCTTACTCGGCAGCCAAGCACGGGGTAGAGGGCTTTATCGAAGCCATGCGCCTTGAGTTGCAACATGAAAAATGGCCGATCAGCGTCACGAGTGTGAAACCAGCAGTGATCAACACCCCCTTCTGGAACAATGGTCTGACGAAATTAGGCGTAAAGCCTTCCGGGATACCACCTTACTATGACCCGAAACTTGTAGCTGATGCTATCCTTTATGTAGCCGAACATCCAACTCGTGACTTCTTAGTTGGGGATGTAGCTAAAATATTAGATGTGGTACAGCGCGTCTCACCATCATTAGTAGATTCACTGTTACTGCTCGTCGGCTTCGATTTACTCCATTCTTCTGAGCCGAAGTCTGAAGATGCACCAAATAATTTTTACCAATCTGTTCCTGAAGACGACAGAGTTAACGGAGATTATGGTAACTTAGTTATACCGAGTGTTTCCGACTGGCTAGATAAAAATCCGCTTCTCCAGTGGGGTGCGATCGCTGGTACAGTAGCATTAGCGTTCTTAGCAGCTCAAGTATTCAAAGATTAA